One Tessaracoccus lacteus DNA window includes the following coding sequences:
- a CDS encoding glycogen/starch/alpha-glucan phosphorylase translates to MSENVRTDQLPLADESPTTESRDLGPSGNPTHPLATAPVGAPPHSVDGFVKEFLHELNTNQGVPLSMSSVNDQYMALASTVRNYLMARWLETNRKVHENKPKTIGYLSAEYLLGRQLGNALLATDLSDIAEKGLALCGIDIATLRAQEVEPGLGNGGLGRLAACFIDSLATMDVPCVGYGIRYEYGIFRQTFVDGRQVEQPDTWLSLGSPWEFPHPEASVQVDFGGHTERYIGEDGRERVRWVPAWNVLGVPYNYMVPGYLNGRVNTLRLWSAQATKAFDLQIFNSGDYAQAVRAQTFAENISKVLYPEDSTPQGKELRLQQQYFFVACSLRDFIDHSLEDGFDLHNLPERITFQLNDTHPVIAVPELMRILIDEYDFEWDEAWDVTSRCFAYTCHTLLPEALEVWPTDLLGRLLPRHLELIYQINDHFLAEVREAFPGDDLRAHHMSIISHGQGVRMAFLATVAGTKVNGVAELHSQLLRDKVLPDFSALWPEKFTNVTNGVTPRRFVRLSNPKLSELINDTIGNGWVTDLERLKELEPYADDPEFRAQFAEIKAWNKHRIADLLRARDGIDLPDGHLVDVMVKRLHEYKRQSLKLLHIVSLYEQVLSGKIAASEVMPRTVVFGSKAAPGYAMAKETIHLINKVAATINADPILEGRLKIAFPANYNVTLAEKLIPAADLSEQISLAGMEASGTGNMKFALNGALTIGTDDGANVEIRKLVGDKHFFLFGMSEPEVAELGAQGYNPHSYYDANPQLKATLDLISSGVFSNGDRHLFDMVVENLKNQDRFMALADFDSYVAAQAKVEERYADQDSWMRSAILNMARTGYFSSDRSMRDYLQRIWHTTPML, encoded by the coding sequence ATGTCTGAGAACGTGCGCACTGACCAGCTTCCGCTGGCCGACGAGTCCCCGACCACCGAATCGCGTGATCTGGGACCCTCCGGGAACCCGACCCACCCGTTGGCTACCGCCCCCGTCGGCGCCCCGCCCCACTCCGTCGACGGATTCGTGAAGGAGTTCCTGCACGAGCTGAACACCAACCAGGGTGTCCCGCTGTCGATGTCGTCCGTCAACGACCAGTACATGGCGCTGGCGAGCACCGTCCGCAACTACCTGATGGCGCGCTGGCTCGAGACGAACCGCAAGGTGCACGAGAACAAGCCGAAGACCATCGGCTACCTCTCCGCCGAGTACCTGCTTGGCCGTCAGCTCGGCAACGCGCTGCTCGCGACCGACCTGAGCGACATCGCCGAGAAGGGCCTGGCCCTCTGCGGCATCGACATCGCGACGCTCCGCGCGCAGGAGGTCGAGCCGGGCCTCGGCAACGGCGGCCTCGGCCGCCTCGCCGCGTGCTTCATCGACTCGCTCGCCACCATGGACGTGCCGTGCGTCGGCTACGGCATCCGCTATGAGTACGGCATCTTCCGCCAGACCTTCGTCGACGGGCGCCAGGTCGAGCAGCCCGACACCTGGCTGTCGCTCGGCTCGCCGTGGGAGTTCCCGCACCCGGAGGCCTCCGTGCAGGTCGACTTCGGCGGCCACACCGAGCGCTACATCGGCGAGGACGGCCGCGAGCGCGTCCGCTGGGTGCCGGCGTGGAACGTGCTGGGCGTGCCCTACAACTACATGGTCCCCGGCTACCTCAACGGCCGCGTGAACACGCTGCGCCTCTGGTCCGCGCAGGCCACCAAGGCCTTCGACCTGCAGATCTTCAACTCCGGCGACTACGCGCAGGCCGTCCGCGCGCAGACGTTCGCCGAGAACATCTCCAAGGTGCTGTACCCGGAGGACTCCACGCCCCAGGGCAAGGAGCTGCGCCTCCAGCAGCAGTACTTCTTCGTCGCCTGCTCGCTGCGTGACTTCATCGACCACTCGCTGGAGGACGGCTTCGACCTGCACAACCTGCCGGAGCGCATCACGTTCCAGCTGAACGACACCCACCCGGTGATCGCGGTGCCGGAGCTCATGCGCATCCTGATCGACGAGTACGACTTCGAGTGGGACGAGGCGTGGGACGTCACGAGCCGCTGCTTCGCCTACACGTGCCACACGCTGCTGCCCGAGGCGCTCGAGGTGTGGCCGACCGACCTGCTCGGCCGCCTGCTCCCCCGCCACCTCGAGCTGATCTACCAGATCAACGACCACTTCCTGGCCGAGGTGCGCGAGGCCTTCCCCGGCGACGATCTGCGGGCCCACCACATGTCGATCATCAGCCACGGTCAGGGCGTGCGGATGGCGTTCCTCGCCACCGTCGCCGGCACCAAGGTCAACGGCGTCGCCGAGCTGCACTCGCAGCTGCTGCGCGACAAGGTGCTGCCGGACTTCTCCGCACTGTGGCCGGAGAAGTTCACCAACGTCACCAACGGCGTCACCCCGCGTCGCTTCGTCCGTCTGTCGAACCCGAAGCTCTCGGAGCTGATCAACGACACCATCGGCAACGGTTGGGTGACGGACCTCGAGCGCCTCAAGGAGCTTGAGCCCTACGCCGACGACCCGGAGTTCCGGGCCCAGTTCGCCGAGATCAAGGCGTGGAATAAGCACAGGATCGCCGACCTGCTGCGCGCCCGCGACGGCATCGACCTGCCCGACGGCCACCTGGTCGACGTGATGGTCAAGCGTCTGCACGAGTACAAGCGACAGTCGCTGAAGCTACTGCACATCGTGTCGCTGTACGAGCAGGTGCTCTCCGGCAAGATCGCCGCCTCTGAGGTCATGCCCCGTACCGTCGTGTTCGGCTCCAAGGCCGCCCCCGGCTACGCCATGGCGAAGGAGACCATCCACCTGATCAACAAGGTGGCCGCGACGATCAACGCGGACCCGATCCTCGAGGGTCGCCTGAAGATCGCCTTCCCGGCGAACTACAACGTGACCCTCGCGGAGAAGCTGATCCCCGCCGCGGACCTTTCCGAGCAGATCTCGCTCGCCGGCATGGAGGCGTCCGGCACCGGCAACATGAAGTTCGCCCTCAACGGCGCACTGACGATCGGCACGGACGACGGCGCGAACGTCGAGATCCGCAAGCTCGTCGGCGACAAGCACTTCTTCCTGTTCGGCATGTCCGAGCCGGAGGTCGCCGAGCTGGGCGCACAGGGCTACAACCCGCACTCCTACTACGACGCGAACCCGCAGCTGAAGGCCACGCTGGACCTCATCTCGTCGGGCGTCTTCTCGAACGGCGACCGGCACCTCTTCGACATGGTCGTGGAGAACCTGAAGAACCAGGACCGCTTCATGGCGCTGGCCGACTTCGATTCCTACGTCGCAGCGCAGGCCAAGGTCGAGGAGCGCTACGCGGACCAGGATTCGTGGATGCGTTCCGCGATCCTCAACATGGCCCGCACCGGCTACTTCTCCTCCGACCGCTCGATGCGCGACTACCTGCAGCGCATCTGGCACACCACGCCGATGCTCTGA
- a CDS encoding HNH endonuclease signature motif containing protein, with protein MGDEQLSTGAALAAIASALSSIDHSQRAGIDHRERLDLLRQVRRAKDRLAGLEACLISEAEERGSAEVVSGTQLSSLLGREEHLDRRVTQRSISEAGRMTSHQEVARRVVEGQLSPGHAIGIGEALGGLPGVLTDEQRVSAREFLLEKARSATPRQVAECHDEVLQAVAPELLPTAAQVDARLRRQRERALQRRHLVYGPDPEHPGSWFIKGSLPTLEAEIVVNAITAEVADRKRAERRQRHRDLTPTWQQRQADALVAVMTVRAGAVGRDEAPAAAVGATGDGASVVAVEPAAPARPTPMSAAQGPRPTPVPSGAGARPTLVVTVSYEELLSQSYAGGVLASGQRIPAGEMRRIACDANVIPVVLGGRSELLDLGRAERWVTPALRQALVIRDGGCIFPGCEATAAECEGHHLVPWWAGGSTSLENLALLCPFHHAKLEPTRTDGVESRDGWRIVIDPETRRPVVLEPDTG; from the coding sequence ATGGGGGATGAGCAGCTGTCGACGGGCGCGGCGTTGGCCGCGATCGCCAGCGCGCTGTCTTCCATCGATCACTCCCAGCGCGCCGGGATCGACCATCGTGAACGGCTGGACCTGCTGCGGCAGGTGCGCCGGGCGAAGGACCGGTTGGCGGGGCTGGAGGCGTGCCTGATCTCGGAGGCCGAGGAGCGTGGCTCGGCGGAGGTGGTGAGCGGGACGCAGCTGTCGAGTCTGCTGGGTCGTGAGGAGCATCTCGACCGGCGGGTGACGCAGCGGTCGATCTCTGAGGCGGGACGGATGACGAGCCACCAGGAGGTCGCGCGGCGGGTGGTGGAGGGTCAGCTGTCTCCGGGGCATGCGATCGGGATCGGAGAGGCGCTGGGCGGGCTGCCCGGTGTGCTGACCGATGAACAGCGGGTCAGCGCCCGTGAGTTCCTCCTGGAGAAGGCGCGGAGCGCCACCCCGCGTCAGGTGGCCGAGTGTCACGACGAGGTGCTGCAGGCGGTGGCTCCGGAGTTGCTGCCGACGGCCGCTCAGGTCGACGCGCGGCTGCGTCGGCAGCGTGAGCGGGCTCTCCAGCGTCGCCACCTCGTGTACGGGCCTGATCCCGAGCATCCCGGTTCCTGGTTCATCAAGGGGTCGCTGCCGACGCTTGAGGCGGAGATAGTGGTGAACGCGATCACCGCGGAGGTCGCGGATCGGAAGCGGGCCGAGCGCCGTCAGCGACACCGTGACCTGACCCCCACCTGGCAGCAGCGCCAGGCCGACGCGCTGGTCGCAGTCATGACGGTGAGGGCTGGCGCCGTGGGGCGTGACGAGGCTCCCGCGGCGGCCGTTGGGGCGACGGGTGACGGGGCTTCCGTGGTGGCCGTCGAGCCTGCGGCACCCGCCCGGCCGACACCTATGTCAGCGGCCCAGGGGCCGCGTCCAACACCTGTTCCCTCTGGTGCGGGGGCGCGGCCGACGCTCGTGGTGACGGTCAGCTACGAGGAACTGCTGAGCCAGTCGTACGCGGGCGGCGTCCTGGCGTCCGGCCAGAGAATCCCAGCGGGGGAGATGCGGCGGATCGCCTGCGACGCGAACGTGATCCCCGTCGTGCTGGGTGGACGCTCCGAGTTGCTCGACCTTGGCAGGGCGGAGCGGTGGGTCACGCCGGCGCTACGACAGGCGCTGGTGATCCGCGACGGGGGCTGCATCTTCCCCGGCTGCGAGGCGACGGCCGCCGAGTGTGAAGGGCATCACCTCGTTCCGTGGTGGGCAGGTGGATCGACGTCGTTGGAGAATCTGGCGCTGTTGTGCCCGTTCCACCACGCCAAACTGGAACCCACCCGCACCGACGGCGTCGAGAGCCGCGACGGCTGGCGCATCGTGATCGATCCTGAGACCCGAAGACCCGTCGTCCTGGAGCCGGACACCGGCTGA
- the fucO gene encoding lactaldehyde reductase — MVYRMIFNQNAYFGRGSINEIPAVAAARGFTKAFIVTDPVLADPAVGTAAKVTAILDEAGIAYEIFTNVQPNPPVECITDGVEKFAASGADFLIGLGGGSPQDTCKGIGIISANPEFADVLSLEGVAATRNPSVPIFGVPTTAGTASETTINYVITDTARKRKFVAVDPHDIPVVAFVDPDLTDGMPRGLKVATGLDALTHAIEGYITPGAWALSDALSLKAIQMIAANLAKSADGDVPAGEQMAYASYVTGMAYSNVGLGLVHGMAHPLGGRLGVAHGVANGILLGTAMEYNKDFSGEKYRDIAAAFGVEDAYTGELEAVRDAAVAAVRKLTVDLGNPTTITEVGATAADVPALAADALADVCTPGNPRTATLEDIEGLYSSLL; from the coding sequence ATGGTCTACCGCATGATCTTCAACCAGAACGCATACTTCGGGCGCGGGTCCATCAACGAGATTCCGGCCGTTGCGGCGGCGCGCGGGTTCACCAAGGCGTTCATCGTCACCGACCCGGTCCTGGCCGACCCTGCGGTCGGCACGGCAGCGAAGGTGACCGCCATCCTCGACGAGGCGGGCATCGCCTACGAGATCTTCACCAACGTGCAGCCGAACCCGCCGGTCGAGTGCATCACCGACGGCGTCGAGAAGTTCGCCGCGTCGGGCGCCGACTTCCTGATCGGCCTCGGTGGAGGGTCGCCTCAGGACACGTGCAAGGGCATCGGCATCATCAGCGCGAACCCGGAATTCGCCGACGTGCTGAGCCTCGAGGGGGTCGCGGCAACCCGCAACCCGTCCGTCCCCATCTTTGGAGTTCCCACGACGGCCGGCACCGCCTCCGAGACCACGATCAACTACGTGATCACCGACACGGCGCGCAAGCGCAAGTTCGTCGCCGTCGACCCGCACGACATCCCCGTCGTCGCGTTCGTCGACCCAGACCTGACCGACGGCATGCCGCGAGGCCTCAAGGTGGCCACGGGTCTCGACGCCCTGACCCATGCGATCGAGGGCTACATCACGCCGGGCGCGTGGGCGCTGTCCGATGCCCTGTCGCTCAAGGCGATCCAGATGATCGCCGCGAACCTTGCGAAGTCGGCCGACGGCGACGTCCCGGCTGGCGAGCAGATGGCCTACGCCTCCTACGTGACGGGCATGGCGTATTCGAACGTCGGGCTGGGCCTGGTGCACGGCATGGCGCACCCGCTCGGCGGCCGACTCGGCGTCGCGCACGGCGTGGCCAACGGCATCCTGCTCGGCACGGCCATGGAGTACAACAAGGACTTCTCGGGCGAGAAGTACCGCGACATCGCGGCCGCCTTTGGAGTCGAGGACGCCTACACGGGCGAGCTCGAGGCCGTCCGCGACGCGGCGGTCGCGGCCGTGCGGAAGCTCACCGTCGACCTGGGTAACCCGACGACCATCACGGAGGTCGGGGCCACGGCGGCCGACGTCCCGGCGCTGGCCGCGGATGCTCTCGCCGACGTCTGCACGCCGGGCAATCCCCGCACCGCGACGCTCGAGGACATCGAGGGACTGTACTCCTCGCTGCTCTGA
- a CDS encoding S8/S53 family peptidase — translation MSQAALRVLDPLSEPLPSGSAPHTTTYLGDRVLVRGLPGHAQDAPLELLRKVAEEAGVEVVAARESEVLEKVLSGLDGRLVELLDRCWVTSFRLVRREGPPVDAWPLLLAARRADPKTARGLSLDHLLTLGPYYVSMPYYVSMPYYVSMPYYVSMPAGEPPSAQYQRPGTGGRSPVAVVAADPALRARRLRRSPLVVVCDTALGAHPWFADTARATDEVHAAGLRLGLGGDVPVADPPEPRNPLDGSLLPFSGHAMFMAGLIRQTCPEARLQVVPIVDEAGGVPEGALIQVLALLLVRQVQAQADEHTGDLIDVICLALGYYHEDPEDSLEDAPLRVVLDDLGSAGVAVVASAGNQSTTDPLYPAAFAGAAPFDAAAVPLASVGALNPDGTDAYFSNAGDWVSCHRPGAGLVSTLPVDLDGELEPAARLQHAGQRRATIDPDSFVGGFATWSGTSFAAPVLAGQLAARLAADRTLPEPDVGACVRRGWAAITAELGWLP, via the coding sequence ATGTCCCAGGCAGCCCTACGGGTGCTCGACCCGCTCAGCGAGCCGCTGCCCTCCGGCTCCGCGCCGCACACCACCACCTACCTGGGCGACCGGGTCCTGGTGCGGGGGCTCCCCGGCCACGCCCAGGACGCCCCGCTGGAACTGCTCCGCAAGGTCGCGGAGGAGGCGGGGGTCGAGGTCGTCGCAGCCCGGGAGTCAGAAGTCCTGGAGAAGGTGCTGAGCGGCCTCGACGGCCGGCTCGTCGAGCTCCTCGACCGGTGCTGGGTGACCAGCTTCCGGCTGGTGCGCCGGGAGGGCCCGCCCGTCGACGCATGGCCGCTCCTACTGGCGGCCCGCCGGGCGGACCCGAAGACCGCCCGCGGTCTCTCGCTGGACCACCTGCTCACCCTCGGCCCCTACTACGTGTCGATGCCGTACTACGTCTCGATGCCCTATTACGTGTCCATGCCGTACTACGTCTCCATGCCCGCCGGCGAGCCGCCGTCGGCGCAGTACCAGCGGCCGGGCACCGGCGGACGCAGCCCCGTGGCGGTCGTCGCGGCCGACCCGGCGCTGCGGGCTCGCCGGCTCCGTCGCTCACCGCTGGTCGTGGTGTGTGACACGGCGCTCGGCGCTCACCCGTGGTTCGCGGACACCGCCCGCGCGACCGACGAGGTGCACGCGGCCGGGCTGCGGCTCGGGCTGGGCGGCGACGTCCCAGTTGCCGATCCGCCGGAGCCACGGAACCCGCTCGACGGCTCCCTCCTGCCGTTCTCCGGCCACGCGATGTTCATGGCAGGCCTGATCCGCCAGACGTGCCCCGAGGCCCGCCTGCAGGTGGTGCCGATCGTCGACGAGGCCGGCGGTGTGCCGGAGGGGGCACTCATCCAGGTCCTCGCTTTGCTGCTCGTCCGCCAGGTACAGGCGCAGGCCGACGAGCACACGGGCGATCTCATCGACGTCATCTGCCTGGCGCTGGGCTACTACCACGAGGACCCCGAAGACTCGCTGGAGGACGCCCCGCTCCGGGTCGTGCTCGACGACCTGGGCTCCGCCGGCGTCGCCGTCGTCGCCTCCGCGGGCAACCAGTCGACGACCGACCCCCTCTATCCGGCGGCCTTCGCGGGCGCGGCCCCGTTCGACGCGGCGGCGGTGCCGCTCGCCAGCGTCGGCGCGCTGAACCCCGACGGCACCGACGCGTACTTCTCCAACGCAGGCGACTGGGTCTCGTGCCACCGCCCGGGCGCGGGCCTGGTCAGCACGCTGCCCGTCGACCTCGACGGGGAGCTTGAGCCGGCCGCCCGGCTGCAGCACGCGGGCCAGCGGCGCGCCACCATCGACCCGGACTCCTTCGTCGGCGGGTTCGCCACCTGGTCGGGGACGTCTTTCGCGGCGCCGGTGCTCGCAGGGCAGCTGGCCGCGCGGCTGGCCGCCGACCGCACTCTGCCCGAACCCGATGTCGGCGCCTGCGTCCGCCGCGGCTGGGCAGCCATCACCGCAGAGCTGGGGTGGCTGCCATGA
- a CDS encoding RNA polymerase sigma factor, whose protein sequence is MTTPGRTGSLADEAGAAFRDYLAGDTARMADLVRLLTPPLWAAVRSCGLTREQAEDVVQGAWVSLVRHADGVRDPQAVFAWLLTSVRRESWRVAGGRPTQPLDVEPVDETSGPEDSVLDADANARLWRHVATLNPRCQALLRVVAYAATPDYAAISKALGMPVGSIGPTRGRCLAALRAALSRDPGWSRS, encoded by the coding sequence ATGACCACGCCCGGTCGCACCGGCTCGCTCGCCGACGAGGCGGGCGCCGCCTTCCGTGACTACCTCGCGGGCGACACCGCGCGCATGGCCGACCTCGTCCGGCTGCTCACCCCGCCGCTCTGGGCCGCCGTCAGGTCGTGCGGACTGACGCGCGAGCAGGCCGAGGACGTCGTGCAGGGCGCCTGGGTGTCCCTGGTCCGGCACGCCGACGGTGTCCGTGACCCACAGGCCGTGTTCGCGTGGCTGCTGACCAGCGTCCGACGCGAGTCCTGGCGCGTCGCCGGCGGCCGACCGACCCAGCCCCTCGACGTCGAGCCTGTGGACGAGACCTCCGGCCCGGAGGACAGCGTCCTCGACGCCGACGCAAACGCGCGCCTGTGGCGCCACGTTGCGACGCTCAATCCACGCTGCCAGGCGCTGCTGCGCGTCGTCGCGTACGCCGCGACGCCCGACTACGCGGCCATCTCGAAGGCGCTCGGCATGCCGGTGGGGTCCATCGGCCCGACGCGCGGCCGCTGCCTCGCCGCGCTGCGCGCCGCGCTGTCCCGCGACCCAGGATGGAGCCGGTCATGA
- a CDS encoding CHAT domain-containing protein → MTSPTELYEQARAALAEQRTDAADLLLRRALAVCGPSDAETRLRVRLSSSWVTFERSGPAAALAEVRAVAADAALLPHVAAAAGVQEGIVLARSGELDAALAALDRVDPDSLPPPDRVRLFLNRGTLASELRRLDAAVTDLRACAELAGELGAMPLLFMARHNLGWVLFVRGQLPEALAAMREADAIDVDLDRNTARLDRARVLLEAGLVDEARSLLADMAPADPQLGGERDLELARALLLLGRPTEAARLARRAADGFARRGEPAWARRCLLVALQAEPQHDAAGALLVKARRARDRWVAPQAAAVLLSLTPSGDPTHESLAEATRTLARSPVVSRRLAGLVALARESDRQGDLPRARRQLRSAYSTLLRAQLGTSSLDLRAAVALHGVQAADLDIALAARAAPGRRVATLIDATERWRAALRPTPRMEPDEDPRVAEAAAELRRVRAAANADPSSAACERAVVDAERELQSVTWLATDVPAAVLTLPIARLRRAVRENGVTLAVAVPMADELWVAVLGQGPERLVRLGGRTEITALAGAALTDLTARARVGSAHPLAATVDASLAARLGALSEVVARPLSGASPLVVVPSRELAGVPWLALPDLAGRSVTVAPTASSWATCGRQVADPVVTALSGPDLPLADAEVAAVEVTWGAERASRVDEALARADLVHVAAHGLHRPDSPLFSSLRLTEGTVVAHELERVRLRASHIVLSACEVGRTTHRPGEQPLGLTATLLARGVACVVAPVSPIADATAAATMARYHDGLARGLDAAAALAAATVGTPAAGAYTCFGAPWRATWSINRAAAVS, encoded by the coding sequence TTGACCTCACCCACCGAGCTGTACGAACAGGCCCGCGCCGCGCTGGCTGAGCAGCGGACCGACGCGGCCGACCTGCTGCTGCGTCGTGCGCTCGCCGTCTGCGGCCCGTCCGACGCGGAGACGCGGTTGCGGGTGCGGCTCTCGTCGAGCTGGGTGACGTTCGAGAGGTCCGGGCCGGCGGCGGCGCTCGCCGAGGTCCGCGCCGTCGCCGCCGACGCAGCGCTGCTGCCACACGTGGCGGCGGCGGCCGGGGTGCAGGAGGGCATCGTGCTGGCGCGCTCGGGCGAGCTCGACGCCGCGCTCGCCGCGCTCGACCGGGTCGACCCCGACTCGCTCCCCCCGCCCGACCGCGTCCGGCTGTTCCTGAACCGCGGCACGCTCGCATCCGAGCTCAGGCGCCTCGACGCGGCGGTGACGGATCTGCGCGCCTGCGCCGAACTGGCCGGGGAGCTGGGCGCGATGCCGCTGCTGTTCATGGCCCGCCACAACCTCGGCTGGGTGCTGTTCGTGCGCGGCCAGTTGCCCGAGGCGCTGGCCGCCATGCGGGAGGCCGACGCGATCGACGTCGATCTCGACCGCAACACGGCGCGCCTCGACCGCGCCCGCGTGCTGCTCGAGGCCGGGCTCGTCGACGAGGCCAGGTCCCTGCTAGCCGACATGGCCCCCGCCGACCCCCAGCTGGGCGGCGAACGCGACCTCGAGCTGGCCCGCGCGCTGCTGCTCCTCGGACGCCCGACCGAGGCAGCCCGGCTCGCCAGGCGGGCCGCCGACGGTTTCGCGCGGCGCGGCGAGCCCGCCTGGGCCAGGCGCTGCCTCCTCGTGGCGCTGCAGGCGGAGCCTCAGCACGATGCCGCGGGGGCCCTGCTCGTGAAGGCACGGCGGGCGAGAGACCGCTGGGTCGCCCCGCAGGCCGCCGCCGTCCTCCTCTCGCTGACCCCGTCGGGCGACCCCACCCACGAGAGCCTCGCCGAGGCCACCCGCACGCTCGCCCGCTCCCCCGTCGTGTCGCGGCGCCTCGCCGGGCTCGTCGCCCTGGCCCGCGAGTCCGACCGCCAGGGTGACCTGCCGCGGGCACGCCGCCAGCTCCGGTCGGCGTACTCGACGCTGCTGCGGGCCCAACTCGGCACCTCCAGCCTCGACCTGCGCGCGGCCGTCGCGCTGCACGGAGTCCAGGCTGCCGACCTCGACATCGCCCTGGCCGCGCGGGCCGCCCCCGGCCGCCGCGTCGCCACACTGATCGACGCGACCGAGCGGTGGCGCGCGGCGCTGCGACCCACCCCGAGGATGGAACCCGACGAGGACCCGCGCGTCGCCGAGGCCGCCGCCGAGCTGCGTCGCGTGCGGGCCGCCGCGAACGCCGACCCGTCGTCGGCAGCCTGTGAACGGGCCGTCGTCGATGCGGAACGGGAGCTCCAGTCCGTCACGTGGCTCGCCACCGACGTGCCGGCCGCGGTCCTCACGCTGCCGATCGCCAGGCTGCGACGAGCCGTGCGCGAGAACGGCGTCACGCTTGCCGTGGCGGTCCCGATGGCCGACGAGCTGTGGGTGGCCGTCCTCGGGCAGGGACCCGAGCGGCTCGTGCGGCTGGGCGGCCGCACGGAGATCACGGCGCTGGCCGGCGCGGCGCTCACGGACCTCACAGCCCGGGCCCGCGTCGGCTCGGCGCACCCCCTCGCCGCCACCGTCGACGCCTCCCTGGCTGCGCGGCTGGGGGCGCTGTCGGAGGTGGTCGCCCGGCCGCTGTCCGGGGCCTCCCCGCTAGTTGTTGTCCCGTCCCGCGAGCTGGCGGGTGTCCCCTGGCTCGCGCTGCCCGACCTGGCAGGCCGGAGCGTCACCGTCGCCCCGACGGCGTCCAGCTGGGCGACCTGCGGTCGTCAGGTCGCCGACCCCGTCGTCACGGCGCTGAGCGGGCCCGACCTGCCGCTCGCCGACGCCGAGGTGGCCGCCGTCGAGGTCACCTGGGGCGCGGAGAGGGCCTCCCGGGTCGACGAGGCCCTCGCCAGGGCGGACCTGGTGCACGTCGCGGCCCACGGCCTGCACCGCCCCGACTCGCCGCTGTTCTCCAGCCTCCGGCTCACGGAGGGCACCGTCGTGGCGCACGAGCTGGAACGCGTCCGGCTCCGGGCCAGCCACATCGTGCTCAGCGCCTGCGAGGTCGGTCGCACGACGCACCGGCCCGGCGAGCAGCCCCTCGGGCTGACCGCGACGCTGCTGGCGCGCGGCGTCGCGTGCGTCGTCGCCCCCGTCTCCCCCATCGCCGACGCCACGGCCGCCGCCACGATGGCCCGCTACCACGACGGCCTGGCCCGCGGGCTCGACGCGGCGGCCGCGCTCGCCGCAGCCACCGTCGGAACCCCGGCCGCCGGCGCCTACACCTGCTTCGGCGCACCCTGGCGCGCAACCTGGAGTATCAACCGGGCCGCAGCCGTCTCCTGA